From the genome of Spirochaetae bacterium HGW-Spirochaetae-1, one region includes:
- a CDS encoding Crp/Fnr family transcriptional regulator — MIFNDNNIPVLNRLRRSIEKIVKIPDIEWDYAVKNFSTVTFKKDSFLLHAGERPNRLFSLIKGLVRFYYITGSGKEYNKYFVMDNRFFSSFSALFLNLPCGFYIQAFEETETITISKSSMEELYNRHSCWERYGRLIAISFIRHMEEREKEFLLDPLEIRYAKFLDEYPDLINRIPQYHIASYLGVTDVALSRLRHTKNLK; from the coding sequence ATGATTTTTAATGATAACAATATACCTGTTTTAAACCGTCTCAGGCGCAGCATCGAAAAAATAGTTAAAATTCCCGATATTGAATGGGACTATGCGGTAAAAAATTTTAGTACCGTAACATTTAAAAAAGATTCATTTCTTCTTCATGCAGGAGAAAGACCAAATCGATTGTTTTCCCTTATAAAGGGTCTTGTTCGATTTTATTATATTACCGGATCAGGCAAAGAATATAATAAATATTTTGTAATGGATAATAGATTTTTCAGTTCCTTCAGTGCTCTTTTTCTCAATTTGCCATGCGGCTTTTATATACAGGCTTTTGAAGAGACAGAAACAATTACAATTTCCAAAAGTTCAATGGAAGAACTTTATAATAGACACTCCTGTTGGGAGAGATATGGACGCTTAATAGCCATATCGTTTATTCGTCATATGGAGGAACGAGAGAAAGAATTTCTTCTTGATCCCCTGGAAATACGTTATGCGAAATTTCTTGATGAATATCCTGACTTGATAAACAGGATTCCTCAATATCATATCGCTTCATATCTTGGTGTTACTGATGTTGCTTTGTCCCGCCTGAGACATACTAAAAATTTAAAGTAA
- a CDS encoding IS91 family transposase — MYICSEHGDKPAYQPGLERWSAYKFLWIRHWQGFQEIYDERFRDRYGPLTKEKKEEAHKLIKCGRFRNGFVRHACSGCGTVLVVPFTCKSRLCVSCYRKKLFGWSLNLSCILNTNLNHFHVTFTVPGALSQVLFEKGYNTADMIKEASQCYRDILMTAAGLKGKEHKPGVIATVHSCGNGLNYNPHVHLIGTSELVNTETGEILENIFIPYKKARFIWMQHFLRHLVRTRIITKDEHDFYIAQYVNGFHVYFKPVRGNNNEILFRATEYIATGYMNNSQIVKVDNERKTVTFRYKSWVNRQSGEKSYAVKTMDIYEFMALMLFFLPDRNEKTIRYYGIYASGIREKLDYIEKKTWRDAVQHCFEKDPELCPQCGTVMLADVAYSLQAPNSIDSLIKTHVIQKGYFIPIKKPP, encoded by the coding sequence GTGTACATCTGTTCAGAGCATGGAGACAAACCCGCTTATCAACCGGGCCTTGAGCGGTGGAGCGCCTATAAATTCCTGTGGATACGCCACTGGCAGGGGTTCCAGGAAATATATGACGAACGCTTCAGGGACCGGTATGGTCCGCTTACAAAAGAAAAGAAGGAGGAAGCACATAAGCTCATCAAATGCGGCAGGTTCCGGAATGGCTTTGTCCGCCATGCCTGTAGCGGATGCGGCACGGTTCTCGTGGTGCCATTCACCTGCAAGTCTCGTCTTTGTGTCTCATGCTACAGAAAGAAACTTTTCGGCTGGTCCCTCAATCTTTCCTGCATACTCAACACGAATCTGAATCACTTTCATGTGACCTTCACGGTGCCGGGCGCCTTGAGTCAGGTATTGTTTGAAAAGGGTTATAATACGGCGGATATGATAAAAGAGGCTTCACAATGCTATCGCGACATCCTCATGACGGCAGCCGGGCTTAAGGGAAAGGAACATAAACCAGGCGTTATAGCCACGGTCCATTCCTGTGGAAACGGATTGAACTATAACCCGCATGTTCATCTCATCGGTACCTCAGAACTCGTCAATACTGAAACGGGTGAAATACTCGAGAATATTTTTATCCCCTACAAAAAGGCACGCTTTATATGGATGCAGCATTTTTTACGCCATCTTGTCAGGACCCGGATAATTACGAAGGATGAACATGACTTTTATATTGCACAGTATGTTAATGGCTTCCATGTCTATTTCAAACCGGTCAGGGGGAACAATAACGAAATCCTTTTCAGAGCAACGGAATATATTGCCACAGGGTATATGAACAACAGCCAGATCGTTAAAGTTGATAACGAGCGAAAAACCGTGACCTTTCGGTATAAGAGCTGGGTGAATCGGCAGAGCGGAGAGAAATCATACGCGGTAAAAACCATGGACATTTACGAGTTCATGGCCCTCATGCTTTTTTTTCTGCCGGACCGGAATGAGAAAACTATTCGATATTATGGCATATACGCCAGCGGTATAAGAGAAAAGCTGGATTACATAGAAAAGAAAACATGGCGTGACGCGGTTCAGCATTGTTTTGAGAAAGACCCGGAACTCTGCCCTCAATGCGGAACTGTTATGCTGGCCGATGTAGCGTATTCTTTACAGGCACCGAATTCTATTGACTCGCTGATTAAAACCCATGTAATACAAAAAGGCTATTTTATACCGATAAAGAAACCTCCCTGA
- a CDS encoding TlpA family protein disulfide reductase yields MKNISKKKILSYIIELVVFMIVAAGIMHWQSRNMLSTDSPAPPFTLTTLEGESLTLESLKGKKTVLYFFAPWCTVCRFSSKNIASIRKATDPRKINVVAVALSYDSADEIRKFSRDHDLTVPILLGTEDTGRDYHVNAFPSIYILDREGRIRSHLVGYSTEAGIRLRLFFL; encoded by the coding sequence ATGAAGAATATCAGTAAAAAAAAGATCCTTTCTTATATCATTGAATTGGTTGTCTTCATGATAGTTGCTGCGGGCATCATGCACTGGCAATCGAGAAACATGCTCTCAACGGATTCCCCGGCTCCCCCTTTCACATTGACCACTCTGGAGGGCGAATCCCTTACACTGGAAAGCCTGAAAGGCAAAAAAACCGTCCTCTACTTCTTTGCCCCCTGGTGCACCGTATGTCGATTCTCATCGAAAAATATTGCATCGATACGAAAGGCCACGGATCCCCGTAAAATAAACGTAGTGGCCGTGGCCCTGTCATATGACAGTGCCGATGAGATCAGAAAGTTCAGTCGCGACCATGATCTGACTGTTCCCATTCTTCTGGGCACGGAAGATACGGGAAGAGACTACCACGTCAATGCCTTTCCCTCCATATACATCCTCGACAGGGAAGGCCGTATCCGTTCACACTTGGTCGGCTATAGCACCGAAGCCGGTATCAGGCTGAGACTTTTTTTCCTTTAG
- a CDS encoding site-2 protease family protein, whose translation MMQRFIQKAKVFLKNYFNRLNTGIRRPVYVENPDEITLPDSRPSPVWPNIVLFLLTVISTTYAGAYKGNDFLSFFMSGFSYSITLMAILLCHEFGHYFAARAFGIRATLPYFIPLPFPPVGTMGAVIKTRSPIPHRRALFYVGAMGPLPGFIVSLAASIAGIYLSEIKPLPPTGGEIPVIIFGDSLLYGFIVRFFHGTIPAGHDIFLSPYAWAGWIGFLITGLNLMPLGQLDGGHILYALIGPKQRYFGWFALAMLIVLSFFFPGWLFWIAATLLFLMVAHPPVENGPALSTGEKALGWFCMLIFILTFIPVPVSLL comes from the coding sequence ATGATGCAGCGCTTCATTCAGAAAGCCAAAGTATTTCTGAAAAATTATTTCAACCGGTTAAACACCGGCATCCGCCGCCCGGTCTACGTGGAAAACCCCGATGAAATCACTTTACCCGATTCCCGGCCTTCACCGGTATGGCCGAACATTGTCCTTTTCCTCCTGACCGTAATCAGTACGACCTACGCGGGCGCCTATAAGGGAAATGATTTTCTGTCCTTCTTTATGAGCGGATTTTCCTATTCCATCACACTCATGGCCATTCTCCTGTGCCATGAATTCGGCCATTATTTTGCAGCCCGGGCCTTCGGTATCCGGGCCACCCTCCCCTACTTTATTCCCCTGCCCTTCCCTCCCGTGGGAACCATGGGCGCCGTGATAAAAACCCGATCACCCATTCCGCACCGGCGAGCCCTTTTTTATGTGGGAGCCATGGGCCCCCTGCCGGGATTTATCGTCAGCCTGGCCGCATCAATTGCGGGAATATATCTCTCGGAAATCAAGCCCCTTCCCCCTACAGGTGGTGAGATTCCCGTGATAATCTTCGGAGATTCTCTTCTCTATGGCTTTATCGTTCGCTTTTTCCACGGCACTATTCCCGCCGGCCATGATATTTTTCTTTCTCCCTATGCATGGGCAGGATGGATCGGTTTTCTCATCACTGGGCTCAATCTCATGCCACTGGGCCAGCTCGATGGCGGGCATATCCTTTACGCGCTCATCGGTCCCAAACAGCGCTATTTCGGATGGTTTGCCCTTGCCATGCTCATCGTTCTTTCCTTCTTTTTCCCGGGCTGGCTTTTCTGGATAGCCGCAACGCTTCTTTTCCTCATGGTGGCCCATCCACCCGTAGAAAACGGCCCTGCACTCTCCACAGGAGAAAAGGCCCTGGGATGGTTCTGCATGCTGATCTTCATCCTGACTTTCATACCGGTCCCGGTCAGCTTGTTATAA
- a CDS encoding CoA activase, which yields MNQNTYVLGIDTGSIAVAMVVMTEEKKIIKSFYAFHEGHIKETILKGLEEFGLPGITGVAITSSTPDILSAGARYDNRVAVITAARHLHERVGSMLIIGGEKFGLLLFDDEGNYLNYKSNSSCAAGTGSFLDQQARRLNLSDIGAFSAIAADNRGTIPRIASRCSVFAKTDLIHAQQEGYSLEEICDGLCYGLAKNVVETLFSNEKPCSPLIMTGGVSLNSAVVKHLSELTGMEITVDSMSHLYGAIGTALEFIDESEKIDKNKKRNTNACHFSTAESLFREEKSVRAYHYEPLALSLSTYPEFTGLYSFTYVSSLFSMATPVEVDIYEEIRERHMPVYLGIDIGSTSTKAVVMECSGKVVAGLYTRTAGRPIEAVQTIFEAIDHIHDEYGVSFEFLGVGTTGSGRKFVGSIIGADEVIDEITAHARAAYSLDPGVDTIIEIGGQDAKFTTMKNGMVTFSIMNNVCAAGTGSFIEEQARKLGCPLEEYSGRAEKARAPLASDRCTVFMERDINYYLSEGFGIGEVLASVLHSVRENYLTKVAIEKNIGDKIFFQGATAKNRALVAAFEQRLGKPIMVSRYCHLTGALGVALCVQDKGISGTDFRGISLYRQKVPVRSEVCELCGNHCKIKIAEVGDDTVAFGFLCGRDYETKKFVNRNTSGFDLIRDRKKVLKTESPVEHMFDITVGIPAALYLFEDVQLWKDFFHRLGVKTVTSEGFRNGVQEGKKITGAEFCAPMSELHGHVSWLSTKADYIFLPVYMEKKKDRELRRNYCYYTQYVPSIISCTAEFRNKDIILSPVVRSLGNSMMMKVQLFKMLRRITQGRISYPQVSSAYEAALKKHSRTEKMLRQIFQQNMRGDDVDVVLLGRPYTVLSPAMNKGIPEIFGKLGVRAFFQDMLPESTVSRKPIGPILKAFHWHYASQILESAEKIANSSGLYPVLVTSFKCTPDAYTVEYFKKIMDAHEKPYLILQLDEHDSSVGYETRIEAGIRSFRNHFESHAQRKSARYEQINPVVCNDVRILKGKTLLLPRWDNLLGELMAAVLQHEGVDARVVDESNESIQRSLSHNTGQCIPLNIMVQNFAEYIRKNNLDPARTVVWNINSRISCNLGMFPYYTKSLFEDMGNGMENVEVYTGRITFTDVSIKAGINMYLAFMFSGMIRKMGCRVRPYEVVPGSTDRVIEQSMEIIREAFRQDHNREQAIEEVVTLFEGVELVRTERPKVAIFGDLYVRDNDIMNQNLVKTIEANGGEVIPTPYSEMLKIIADPYIRKWFREGNYVEAMTSRVLKEAIAVFERRYQNSFNRILQEEEEHTAALTGEALERFNLHIEQSGESMENALKILSLVSRHDDIALFVQMNPSFCCPSLVTQAMAQHIEEITGIPVVTIEYDGTGSFKNEAIIPYLKYPRKRPTQEDLERERCYA from the coding sequence GGCAGGGACGGGCAGTTTTCTTGATCAGCAGGCCCGCAGGCTCAATCTTTCCGATATCGGTGCCTTCAGTGCTATTGCCGCTGATAACAGGGGAACCATCCCACGAATTGCTTCACGGTGTTCCGTGTTCGCCAAGACGGACCTGATTCATGCCCAGCAGGAGGGCTACAGCCTGGAGGAAATCTGTGATGGACTCTGTTACGGCCTGGCAAAGAACGTGGTGGAAACACTGTTCAGTAATGAGAAACCATGCTCTCCCCTGATCATGACAGGCGGGGTTTCCCTGAACAGCGCCGTGGTGAAGCATCTGTCGGAACTCACGGGGATGGAGATCACTGTTGATTCTATGTCCCATCTTTACGGCGCCATTGGTACAGCCCTGGAGTTTATAGATGAGTCAGAAAAAATAGATAAGAATAAGAAAAGGAATACAAATGCATGCCATTTTTCAACAGCTGAAAGTTTATTCAGGGAGGAAAAATCTGTAAGGGCCTATCACTATGAACCCCTGGCTCTGTCCCTGTCGACATATCCTGAATTTACCGGCCTTTACAGTTTCACCTATGTTTCATCGCTCTTTTCCATGGCCACTCCCGTTGAGGTGGATATATACGAAGAGATAAGGGAACGGCACATGCCTGTTTACCTTGGTATAGATATAGGTTCCACCAGTACCAAGGCCGTGGTGATGGAATGTTCCGGAAAAGTAGTGGCCGGATTGTATACCAGAACAGCGGGGCGACCCATCGAGGCGGTGCAAACCATATTTGAGGCCATAGATCATATACATGATGAGTACGGTGTTTCCTTCGAATTCCTGGGTGTGGGGACGACGGGTTCCGGAAGAAAATTTGTAGGAAGCATTATTGGAGCCGATGAGGTGATCGATGAGATTACGGCCCATGCCAGGGCTGCCTATTCCCTTGATCCCGGAGTCGACACAATAATAGAAATCGGCGGCCAGGACGCAAAGTTTACAACTATGAAAAACGGCATGGTGACCTTTTCAATCATGAACAATGTGTGCGCGGCAGGCACGGGCAGCTTTATCGAGGAGCAGGCCCGTAAACTTGGGTGTCCCCTGGAGGAATATTCGGGAAGGGCGGAAAAGGCCAGGGCGCCCCTGGCCAGCGACCGCTGCACCGTATTCATGGAAAGGGATATCAATTATTATCTCAGCGAGGGATTCGGCATCGGCGAGGTGCTGGCCTCGGTCCTTCATTCCGTGCGGGAGAATTATCTTACCAAGGTGGCAATCGAAAAGAATATCGGTGATAAAATATTCTTCCAGGGGGCCACGGCAAAGAACAGGGCCCTGGTAGCGGCATTCGAGCAGCGCCTGGGAAAGCCCATAATGGTATCGCGTTATTGTCATCTTACCGGGGCCCTGGGAGTGGCTCTCTGTGTACAGGACAAGGGAATATCGGGAACGGATTTCCGGGGGATATCACTGTACCGGCAAAAAGTACCGGTACGGAGCGAGGTATGTGAACTCTGCGGCAATCATTGTAAAATCAAGATTGCCGAAGTGGGGGACGATACGGTGGCTTTCGGCTTTTTGTGCGGAAGGGATTACGAGACAAAAAAATTTGTAAATCGGAACACTTCGGGTTTTGATCTCATCAGGGACCGGAAAAAAGTTCTAAAAACAGAGTCACCTGTGGAACATATGTTTGATATCACTGTAGGAATCCCGGCGGCGCTGTATCTTTTTGAGGATGTGCAGCTCTGGAAGGATTTCTTTCATCGTTTGGGAGTGAAGACAGTGACAAGCGAGGGATTTCGTAACGGTGTGCAGGAAGGGAAAAAAATTACCGGCGCGGAATTCTGTGCACCCATGTCGGAGCTGCACGGGCATGTTTCCTGGCTCAGTACGAAGGCCGATTATATATTTTTGCCCGTATATATGGAGAAAAAGAAGGACAGGGAATTACGGCGAAACTATTGCTATTATACGCAGTATGTACCTTCTATTATCTCATGCACGGCTGAGTTCAGGAACAAAGACATAATTCTTTCTCCGGTTGTGCGTTCCCTGGGGAACAGTATGATGATGAAGGTACAGCTGTTTAAGATGCTGCGAAGGATAACGCAGGGAAGGATTTCATATCCCCAGGTATCCTCAGCCTATGAAGCGGCTCTTAAAAAACATTCCCGGACAGAGAAGATGCTGCGGCAGATATTTCAGCAAAACATGAGGGGCGATGATGTTGATGTCGTTCTTCTGGGAAGGCCGTATACTGTCCTCTCCCCGGCCATGAACAAGGGAATCCCGGAGATTTTCGGGAAGCTGGGAGTCAGGGCCTTTTTCCAGGATATGCTGCCCGAATCGACCGTATCCCGAAAACCCATAGGTCCCATTCTCAAGGCTTTTCACTGGCACTATGCATCGCAGATACTGGAGTCGGCGGAGAAAATCGCCAATAGCAGCGGTCTCTATCCCGTTCTTGTTACATCATTCAAATGCACACCCGATGCGTATACCGTGGAATATTTTAAAAAGATAATGGATGCCCACGAGAAACCATACCTTATCCTGCAGCTTGATGAACACGATTCCAGCGTGGGATATGAGACGAGAATAGAGGCAGGTATCCGTTCTTTCAGAAATCACTTTGAAAGCCACGCACAACGAAAATCTGCCCGGTATGAACAGATAAACCCCGTAGTATGCAATGACGTACGAATACTGAAGGGTAAAACACTCCTGCTGCCGCGATGGGACAACCTCCTGGGAGAGCTTATGGCGGCGGTGCTTCAGCATGAGGGTGTTGATGCCAGGGTTGTCGATGAGAGCAATGAGTCAATTCAGCGGAGCCTCAGTCACAACACGGGACAGTGTATCCCTCTTAATATTATGGTGCAGAATTTTGCCGAATATATCCGAAAGAATAATCTGGACCCGGCCCGAACCGTGGTCTGGAATATCAATTCCCGCATATCGTGCAATCTGGGCATGTTTCCTTATTACACAAAGAGCCTATTCGAAGACATGGGGAACGGCATGGAAAACGTGGAAGTATACACGGGCAGGATTACCTTTACCGATGTGTCCATCAAGGCCGGCATCAACATGTATCTCGCCTTTATGTTCAGCGGCATGATCAGGAAAATGGGATGCCGGGTGAGGCCCTACGAGGTGGTGCCGGGATCAACGGACAGGGTTATTGAACAGTCCATGGAAATCATCAGGGAGGCCTTCAGGCAGGATCATAACCGGGAGCAGGCGATAGAAGAAGTAGTGACGCTCTTTGAAGGCGTGGAACTGGTGAGGACTGAACGGCCTAAGGTGGCCATATTCGGTGATCTCTACGTACGGGACAATGATATTATGAATCAGAACCTGGTAAAGACTATTGAGGCCAATGGCGGTGAGGTAATTCCGACGCCATACAGCGAAATGCTCAAGATCATTGCCGATCCCTATATCAGGAAATGGTTTCGGGAAGGCAATTATGTCGAGGCCATGACGTCACGAGTTCTGAAAGAGGCCATTGCGGTTTTTGAACGACGATATCAGAATTCCTTCAATCGGATATTGCAGGAAGAGGAAGAGCATACTGCTGCACTCACCGGGGAAGCGCTGGAGAGATTCAATCTCCACATAGAACAGAGCGGTGAGTCCATGGAAAATGCCCTGAAGATTCTTTCACTGGTTTCCCGGCATGATGATATAGCTCTCTTTGTACAGATGAATCCGTCCTTCTGCTGTCCTTCACTGGTTACACAGGCCATGGCACAGCATATCGAGGAGATAACGGGCATTCCCGTCGTTACCATTGAATATGACGGCACGGGCAGCTTTAAAAATGAAGCTATTATCCCCTATCTGAAATACCCCAGGAAAAGGCCGACGCAGGAAGACCTGGAGCGGGAACGATGCTATGCCTGA